From Plasmodium yoelii strain 17X genome assembly, chromosome: 11, a single genomic window includes:
- a CDS encoding fam-a protein, with product MNKFCVQIVLFLLSISVCVNTKSIVAKPDPKKATESKSTKFYPTNDTSEEIYEKNKHLLCTNPEETMQAEKLMNEAVTHLEYHATSKDYKLCKKYNFHHAFFYKKKHQNHTDVEKIQYTIDDPDKYNEVINDLWNSDSVKLLIVGPAKITRVYNPNLVMIQQRYKKKFGRRQKYFYALAKKIEISKDKTIIVMTSVNVIDQNPSNKKYKNTIIENANLFKTTIDSEDDIRKGELKKTFLNIAGYIIEKRKKYVDITYVESVSDIQILIT from the exons atgaataaattttgtgttcaaattgttttatttcttttaagcATCTCTGTATGTGTAAATACTAAATCCATTGTAGCTAAGCCTGATCCAAAAAAAGCTACAGAATCCAAATCAACAAAATTTTATCCTAC cAATGATACCTCagaagaaatatatgaaaaaaacaagcACCTATTATGTACCAATCCCGAAGAAACTATGCAAGCAGAAAAACTTATGAACGAAGCTGTAACACATTTAGAATATCATGCTACAAGTAAagattataaattatgtaaaaaatataattttcatcatgcgtttttttataaaaaaaagcaTCAAAATCATACAGATGTTGAAAAAATTCAATATACAATTGATGATCCGGATAAG TATAATGAAGTAATAAACGATTTATGGAATTCCGATAGTGTCAAATTGCTCATTGTTGGTCCCGCTAAAA ttaCCCGTGTGTACAATCCAAATTTAGTAATGATACAACAAcgttacaaaaaaaaatttggaCGCCgtcaaaaatatttttatgctttaGCTAAAAAGATTGAA ataTCAAAAGACAAAACTATAATTGTCATGACTTCAGTAAATGTAATTGATCAAAACCCTtccaataaaaaatataaaaacacaATAATAGAAAACGCAAATTTATTCAAAACAACCATTGATTCTGAAGATGATATTAGAAAAggagaattaaaaaaaacattccTTAACATAGCTGGATATATcattgaaaaaagaaaaaaatatgttgaTATCACCTATGTCGAATCTGTAAGTGATATTcaaattttaataacataa